Genomic segment of Veillonella parvula DSM 2008:
TGAAATCTTAACGGACGAGATGTTTGCCGATGCTTCGCTGCATAATCCCAATGGCGTATGGCAGATGATTTTTGGTCTAAATACGATGCCTAAATATCGCAATCGTGGTGTTGGTGGTCAGTTGATAGAGGCTTTTATAGAATTGGCCAGAGAGGAAAACCGAAAGGGCGTAATTCTAACCTGTAAGGAAGAAAAGATACCTTATTATGCTAAGTTTGGTTTTGTAAATGAAGGGGCGTCAACGTCGGATCATGGCGGTGCCAAATGGTATCAAATGCGCCTTGAATTGTAGAGGAAAAGTTATTAATCGATAAAAATAAATTATCGAATTTGAAGGGCATTTCTACAGATTGTTCTAATGAGAAGCTAAAACTCCGCTTAGTGGTTGAGTTTTAGCTTCTTTTTTGCTGAAAAGTATAGATTTTACAAGAATAGCTGTACCCCTATATGTTTATTGACACTGTATATCCCGCATGCTACGATGAGAAAAATCACATATGATTGGGTTAGGTGTCTATTGACTTAATAGAGAATTTGGTATAAGCCAAAGCGGTCACGCCACTGTAACAGCGAGGTACTTTGCATAGAGGGTGAAATGCTCTCGGTCACTGAAGTTTTTGGGAAGGCGCAAAGTAACGTTGAACTGGAGCCAGGAGAACTGCCTAATTAACAATTGCCAATTGACCTGCGAGAGACAGGGATGGGGATTGATATAGATGAATTTATACTAGCTATGCATAGTTGAAAGCTCATACTATATGCTAGCTTATTAGGCGTGGTAGTTAGTCTAACTGAGATGACAGCCCGTTTCCTCTTCGTGGGGAAACGGGCTTTTTATGTGCACTTATAGTGATAGTTTTAGTTGAGAGAAGAGAGGTACTTATGTTCAAACAAAAGAAGTTTATAGCGTATTTAGCCACGGTTTTCCTCCTAATCGTTAGTATGCTCATCGCTGCATGTGGAGGTCCTAGTGAGACAAAGAAAGATACGGCGCAAAATAGCAAGCCTATTGAGATTACTGACGTAACAGGACGTACGGTAACGCTTAAAAAGCCAGCAGAGAGAGTTGTTTTACAATGGAGTGGTGCTGGGGGTCCATTCTTTACGATTTCTGCACTTATGGGCAAGGATACGCCGAAGGTTATTGCTGGCATGGATACCTCTTTGCAGGATTACAGAGCGGATATGTGGAAGCACTTTACTGCTGAAATGCCTGAGTTAGCTAAGATTCCTGTAGTTGGTACCATCGGGGATAAAACATTTAATGCTGAGCAAGTTGTGGCATTAAATCCAGATGTTATTTTTATTCCTGTTGATTTGAAAGATCAGTATGAATCTGATGCAAAAGCAAAAATGGATGCTGCTGGTATCCAGACTATTTATATAGATTACCATGCTGAAAAACTTGAAAGTCATCAAAAATCCATTGAAGCCATAGGTAAGGCTTTGGGTAAAGAGGAACGTGCCGCAGAAATCAGCAAGTTCTATACGAATCGCGTGACAAGAGTTCTCGATCGTGTTAGTAAAATTAACAAACCAAAACCAACAGTTTACCTTGAAGTTGGTATGAATGGCCCAGAGGAATTTGGTAACTCCTTTAGTGGTAACTACTCTTGGGGTGCTTTAGCCACTATGGCTGGTGCTGATGTAATCACAAAAGATGCTATTAAAAAGTCATCTCCAATTAATCCTGAGTTTGTATTGGAAAAGAATCCAGACATCATTATGATAATGGGTTCTTACTGGCCTAAGA
This window contains:
- a CDS encoding ABC transporter substrate-binding protein, whose protein sequence is MFKQKKFIAYLATVFLLIVSMLIAACGGPSETKKDTAQNSKPIEITDVTGRTVTLKKPAERVVLQWSGAGGPFFTISALMGKDTPKVIAGMDTSLQDYRADMWKHFTAEMPELAKIPVVGTIGDKTFNAEQVVALNPDVIFIPVDLKDQYESDAKAKMDAAGIQTIYIDYHAEKLESHQKSIEAIGKALGKEERAAEISKFYTNRVTRVLDRVSKINKPKPTVYLEVGMNGPEEFGNSFSGNYSWGALATMAGADVITKDAIKKSSPINPEFVLEKNPDIIMIMGSYWPKKPTSMRLGFEATEDSSQALLKAFTTERQGWSDLKAVENKQVYSAHHGLPREVFDAAVFEYLAKTFYPEEFKDVDPEATLKEFYDKFLPFSYSGIWFMHMN
- a CDS encoding GNAT family N-acetyltransferase, which produces MLIRKATTSDLDLVTYIEATCFPPAEAAPRETFKERLDHYAGQFLIAFDGDTPIGFIDGFVSDDEILTDEMFADASLHNPNGVWQMIFGLNTMPKYRNRGVGGQLIEAFIELAREENRKGVILTCKEEKIPYYAKFGFVNEGASTSDHGGAKWYQMRLEL